CAGGTCTCGTGCCTGCCCTCCCGCAATGACCGGCACAGAGGCCGGTCACTACCGGGCACCCACGAGGGGCGCCCCTACAATCAGACCGTGAAGATGATGAGAATTTCGTGCCACGATCGGGAATGAATCCCGGCTTTTGAGACAGCTTCTTTCTGTCGGTCCATCCTATTGATATCATGGATTATGTTGAATGTGCCGGCACGGAGGCACGGCACCCACCAATATCTCTGATCCTCAATCGGACACTAATTTTCTCAATTGTTACATCATCCTGAACGACACGAATAGCAGTTCAGGTTTGTCGTTTTTCCGTCATCTTTGTCTCCATCCTCGGAATTGCAGAGGCTTATTCGTTCCCAGATCCGGCTTCAGCTTCTTTATGGTGCCGTCGCTCATCTGGATGATAATGCTGTTGCCTTTGGAATCCAGGACGGCTCTACTGGGAACCCCTGACCCCAGACTTACCTGGTAGCCTACGGTGTTAGTCCCTGTTGAATTGGTAAGAGTGACCGTATCTTCGGAGGGGAAGGGATTGTAGTCCGAGGAGAAAGGTTGGCACATATAGTCGAATACGTACAAGTACCCTTGCCCGGTATACCCGCAAATATCGAATGGCGGCACAAAGGTGGTCACAAAGACCAGGCCGGCCGCCAGCAGAGGCTTGCCCAGCACACGCTCACCCGGCTTGCCTTCCGCCGGTGCATCTGCGGAATCAATCGGAGTCCCGCATCCATCACTCCCTGACTCGCATGGGGCACGAAAATCATAAATGCACTGGTAACAAGAATCGGTACATGAACTGTTCGAGGATTCACAACAGTCTCCCTGGTATAGACCGTATATGGCGGACGTGGTGTCCGACACTGTTGAATCGCTCGACCAATTGCAGTTGGTGTTAAAACCGGTCATGCTGTCGGGAAGTCCGCATTTTTTCACGATTTGGACTTTGAAGTTGGTGCTCCCCACAGTACTCCATGGATCTATCGCAGACGATCCTATGACGGGAAGCCCGTAGATAGTGCTGCCGCTCACTGTGGCGACCGGATCTCTCAGGTTGTACAGTGCCATTTTAGCAGTATCCGTCTTGTCGTCGGTCCCGTAGGTCACATCATCGTACTTACCCGTGCCGAAGATCACTCTCAATGCGGGTATGCTACTGGATGACGCCGATGACGAAGTGCTTTCGAAGCTCGCTACAGGAGCTACAGAAATGGGCTGAAGGGTTGACCTGTAGTAGTTTGAAATCAGATCCGACGAGCTTATCGGTTTGGTAGGCCATATATTCACCTCAACACCAAAGTTCGAATTGCTTGTGGTTGCGTCAGGGAAATACTCGGAGAGATTGAACTTTATCCCATAAAAATATCCGTTCATATCACCTACGTATACCCTGTCTACAAAGCCGTCGTCGCCCACTGCCGAATTTACCTGGTCCCACACATCCAGGGCAAGAACATCCGACATGGCATACGGAATCGTGTTGGCTCCCATCTGCCTGTTAGGAAAGGCTTTTGCGTTGGCATTAATTACTATCGGCCAGATATATTCCAACAGATTGTACCCTGTCTCGATATCCAGCATCAGGAGATTCGGCCAGAACAATGCCATCTTGAAACGGTCATCTATTGCAGGAGTAGTGGTGAAGCTCCTGTCATAAATGTGTATGCCCCCGCCAATGAACACCACCGGTCGATTATTGTTATTCGTATCCCATTGTACGGTTTGGGAGGGAAGGTTAGTGTTTGCGTCCGGCTCTCCCACATAGAATTTCACCGTGTTGGGAACGTGAATGCGTGCTACGTAGGGTTGAGACCAGGCCAAGGGGAGAGTCTTGATACTCTCATAAGCGGCCTTGAATGGAGCGTAAGCCTTGTACGTTGCGGAGCCGCAGGTCGAGGTCGCACAAATCGCCTCGCAATTCGACTGGCACGTAGCTTGAGTCGTAAGACAGGAGGTTTTGCACGCCGTGGTCGAACATTTCGAATAGCAAGTGTCATACGTGCTTTGGCAGTTCGTTGTACAACTGTTTCGGCATGCCTGCATGCAGGTGGTGGTAGAAGTAGTTCCCTGTTCGGCCACTATTCGGTTTTTGAGGACCGAGTATTCCCACAGAACCTTCGGTCCCTTGCTGCTATCTGAAGAATCGGGCACAGGATCGGTGATGTCGATGGCGAAATACACGTCGCCTCCTCCCCGCTCACCTCCTATGATGACACTACGCCAGCATCTCCCTTGAGCATCCGCGCTACTGCCGCAATAATCGGATTTTATGTAGACTTCCCAGTGCCTGGGCCCAAGATCCACCATAGCCCTGTGAACGCAAGGGCTGGTACCGGTGGTCGTGCCGTACGATGTTGACTTCAGTGCTTGCAACTCGGTGAGGAGATTACCGGGAATATACGCCCACAACTCTTTGCCTATGTTGGAGTCGACACCGGGTTCGAAAACCCATGTACTGCCATCGGTCGTCGTTCCCATGAGAAATGCATGGAGCATTCCGTCGTTCGCCCCCACGTAGATGACTTTGGAACGTGTGGATTGGTTTCCCAGGTAAGTCATGTATTCGTTGATATTGGGGTCTCGCTTGGAAACGCTTCCCAATTTGGGTGGACCTACGACGACAGGGGTTGAATATACTATATCTCCAAGAATCCACCCGTTTCTGTTCCGGTATCCGGTTACCGTATTGCCTCGTACCCAGTTGATTATATTGTCCCTTTCCGTGGTGTTGACGACACCCAGATCCGACGTAGAAATGTTCGTGGAATCGAACGTCTTTTGTTTGTATGTGTCGGAACTCGAATCATATACCCACGTGTATATCAATCTCGCGTCCGAGCTTACCGGACTCTGGCTATAGAGTATTTGTCCGGAATCCCAGCAATGTCTGCTCGATGAGGATAGGCCCATGCAAAGTCCGGCGAGATCCGGGTCGGACGTATTCAGGAAGCTGGATAGCTCGAAATCATAATAGGTTGTGTCTCCACTGGTAAACGGAAAATAAGCCTCTATATGTCCTTTCCAGAGGAAATCTGTAGGATTGTCCGGGTCTGCAGCCTGGAACACTCCTCTGACGATGACGTCATCGCTCGAGGTTTCCTGCGAAACCGTTGCTACTGCGCTGGCTGCGGCATTCCCGGTGGTTACCGCTGACATGACTTTCGTGAGCGCTTCTTCCAACTTCCTCCCGTCGTCAGCCTGATAATAGCCGTCCGGTATCCCCTGTGATTCGTAAACACCGTCGCCATCGCGGTCCCACGTGGCATTCCACTCTGCGCAGCATTTGGTGCAAAAGCATGAGGTGCTGCACGTCGACGAACATTCTGAATTGGAAGGATTACAGGCGCTGACAGGCCATGTGAAATTGAGACTGTTGCTGGGGAGACCTGTTTGAGGATAGGGATACGCCTTGCTACTCCCGCAATTTGTAATGTGCTTGAATCCGCCGTACATCGCCACGGCTTTCATGGAATTGTACCCGGTCGTCGTAGTTGAGAAAGCCATAATTGAGTAGACGGTCACGTGTATATCCGATATATCCGAGCGAAAGGTCGTTGATGAGGGATTATGCATGTACTGGGCGGCCTTTACCGGATCCACCGACCCATTCCAGTCGCCATCCGATACGAGCACGACAAAACTGTTGCGGCAATTCACGGCAACCGCGGTACCCAGCGTATTTGTGGTATAGTAGGGATCTGCAGCCGTACCCTTGACTATAAAGCTGGAATTGTCCGCATAGCTGTGAGTGTTTGCCTGCTGAAAGTAGTCACTGGCTTCGTAAAGACCTTCACCCGTGGGCGTCCCGTTATACGGATAAATCTGAGTGAAATCTACCTTCGCACTCGAATTATCGACTCCTTCAAGCGCATTTATCAGGAGACTCTGGCTTGTGTTGTCGCACCCCACTGCAATCTTGCCTCTTTTGTCCGGAGTGCTGCCACTGGATGTAGTGGAGTTGTAATATTCAAATCCGAACCTCACGTATCCGAAAGACTTTTGAATGACTCCGCTTCTGGAGTCTTTCGTTCCGTCTGCCGCTGGTTCCAGTCGAAGTCTCGCTCGACCGGATGGGAAGGCGCCGATTTTGGTGAGAATCGAACCGTTATGTGGATAGCCTGATACGGTGTACGTTGTGAGGTTTACGTTTGAGAAAAGTGTGTACGACGCTTGATAAGAAGATGTGGTCTTCTGATCGTAATAGGTTGCAACCACGTAGTAGGTTCCCGCCGCGAAATCAGTATCTATGCTGGCCGTAGTGGCGGAATTCGAGGTCACGAGATACGAAGATCCACCCCAGTTGTTGGACGGCGCAGCAGAATATATCATGAGGTATGCTTTGTTCGGCCAATTACCCGATAGAGTGAGCTGAACCCTGGTCTTCTGAGTGAGCGTGAACTGCCATGTCTCAAAATACCTGCTCAGATTTTGGGCGCTCGTTGATTTCAACTGTCCGGTGTACTTGCCCTTTATCGTCAGAAACATATCCCTGTCATAGCCGGATGAACTTTTGTAATAACCTCCGGAAGAATTGTAGTCGTTGGGATACGTTGTACTGGACTCAAGGGTGGCTGGCCTCACGTAGAAATCTGCATACAGATAGGATGTGTCCTGGACACGTCTCCTGGCGCCCTGTGGTCTCAAGTAGCAATAGCTGTCATCTGAAGGGCAAATCGATCGACCCCCGATCAAGGCTTTGAGGGCTGCGTCTATGCGGGAAGTGAGAACGAAATTTAAAATATTCCCGCTGATGCCGGTCTGATTACCTGAGCTGTCAAGGACGAAGGTCCCGTTGATTCTCTTTACGACATATCCTGCCGTATCCGCTGTGCTGTTCCACAAAACAGTGTTGTAACTCGATGATGTAACGGTAAATGTGTTCCCGCTGATAGCCGTTACCGTGAAAGCGTTTCCGTTCAGCCCCGTGTGACTCGTCAAATCGGAAAAAGCCACGATATCGCCTACGGCAAAGGTGTGGCCTGCTGCAGTGAAGGTAATCTTGTCCGTGCCGCCGTTAGCGCTGTTCGTTACGCTATATGTGGTGACAGGCTGGGTGCTGGCGAGTTTGAAATAATCATAGGTCGTGGTCGTGGTGGATGGTACATAAACGTAATACTTGTCGGTTTCAAACGTGCCGTAATAGGAATACATCTGATCGTAGGCTTTGTAGATGCTACTCGAATAACACTCCGCAATGTAGTTGGAGAAATAACTGGAAAAGGCATTCGAGACATCGTAATACGCAGGGAATTGCATACTTCCCGAATAATCCATTACAAGCATTACGTTGGGTCTACTGGCGGACCCTACAATAGGGGGAATGCTGCAGGGTGAATACGTAGCGGCAGTTGCCTCGCAAGTGAACAGAATCCCTGTTGCAGAGAAGAGAACCAGCAACGCCAAGATACGGAGGCCATAGTGTATTCTAATATTCATTGGTCCCCTCCTTCTTTTTTAGAACGAGAATGACGACATTACTCTTCTTCTGGCACGTGTAAACCTTGCTCTGGGATTGGACTTGGCTCAATGAGAGGGTCTGGCCCTGGTAATCGCTTATCTTCACGTTCTTGTCGGCCAGACTCAATTTCCAGGTGGTCTTACCTGTCTTGAAAATGGTAAGTGACGATCGGCCGACCTCAACGACCTCAGAAGGGCCGTCCACTGCGTATCCTTCTTTCACGAGATCCTTCACTTTTTGGTCTATGTAGCTCGTGCTTATCTCATCCTGGGAAATGGTTGTCTGGCTGGAAGTAGATGTGGTTCCTGTTGCTCCGCCTGTACCGGTTCCGGCAGCCCAGGTTGGAGAGCATAGTGTCCCAAGAGTCAACGCGGCCGAGAGTACCAGAGCAGCGAGGTCCGAACCGAAACAAATGGGATTTGGTTGTCTCTTTCTGTTCATGAAGATGCCTCCTAAATGGCAACAAAAAGAAGCAGTTGATTGATCGGTCAATCAAGACAAGGCTGGAGCAATAGACGCCACGGTCCTGCTACTAATGTCATTTTGCTTTTTGAAGGGAAATACTAGAGGCAAGATGTGGAGGAAATATGGAGGAGGTGTGTTAACATTGTGGAGTGATGCATTCCTTGAGAAAAGCTGTTCTCTGCAATTTTGCACGCTGCAACGATGCTCGGCAGACGCTCTTATGAAAGAGAATGGAAAAAAGAGCGCACAGAGCGGGACTTCTTTATATAGCAAAATTCATCAGAATAACGGAGAATACCGATCTCCAGCATACAGTCGCGTCAGAGAAGCCGGACAATCGTGAGAAAACACCGGAAACGCGATCCGGACCATCTCAGCGGAGACAGATTCGGGGGGCGATTCGACTCAGAATGTGACCGAGTCACCGAGTGGGTCCCCTTTCTTCGACCAGGATACCAGGGTGATCCGGAACAATTCCTTCATGTCAGTTTTTGATTCAGCTTGCGATACCTTAAGTAGCTTCACGGAAAAGGCCACAAGGTCTCCAAGACGACCTCGCTGCCGATTCGAGCTAAGGGCGATTTCTTCGTCCAAGAAGCAACTTGAAGGAGAAGGCAATGAAGAAAACTGTTCGGTTCATAGTGGTAATGATGGCGCTTATGACTTTTGTATCAGGTACTGTCGCTATGGCGGCGGCCGAATTCTACTTGACCAAGGATTCACAAGGCAAAGTGTCCATAGTGGACAAGAAACCGATGGAGGCAACCTCCATAGTCAAGGGGCCTTTTGCTACCAAAGCAGAAGCCGAGAAAGCCATGAAGGATGTGCAGACTGCAAAACCGGCTACTACGCTCCCCTCAGGCAAATAATACCTGAAAGCGTCTGACGTGCTGAATTTGGGGGGAAGGCACCTTCGCGAGCGAGGCGCTTCCCCGCCAATCATCCTTGATCCAGGGTAACTCAGACTTTCTGCAGACACTCTCCAATGTAAGGGCCAATACCGAGAGCAGGGAACACGAAGCTTGCAATGTACCTGGAGTAGGAAATTAACTCGGCAATATTTCGAAAAGGCTTGTCGGAACCCTCGTCAGGTAATCGTTCAGTTACGAGCGGGCACTAGGGATTCTGCGCCCTGGAAGGACGGCGCAGTAGTAGCCACGGGTGTCAACCCGTGGACATGCGTCATGTCCATAAGCACGGTTCAACGACCCTGAAAGGGTCGACCAAAGGTAACTATTCCCAAATGTCATTGGTGGACCCATTCAGGGTCTTGAAGACAAAGGCTTTGCCGTATCGCTTCCGTGGGTTTGCACCCACGGCTACTATTGGGTAGCCCGCTTCAGGGCTGAAGAAAGCATTCCGATGCGTAACTGAATAGATACCTCGTCACAGAATATTGCCGAGACACACGTACTTGATCTCCAAGTAGTCTTCGATGCCGTACCTGGATCCTTCCCGCCCGATCCCGGATTGTTTGACTCCTCCAAAAGGAGCAACCTCAGTGGAGATGAGTCCCGTGTTAACGCCGACGATTCCATATTCCAGCGCTTCGCTCACGCGGATAACCCTCGCCAGGTCGCGACTATACAGGTAAGCCGCAAGGCCATAAGCCGTATCGTTAGCTATAGAAATGGCATCCTTTTCTGAGGAGAATCGTATGATGGGAGCAATCGGGCCAAAAGTCTCCTCTCGAGCACAAAGCATTTGCGACGTCACTTCAGTCAATACAGTCGGCTCGAAAAATGTACGGCCAAGTTGGTGGCGCTTTCCTCCGAGCGTAAGAGTAGCTCCCAATGTGACTGCGTCATGGATCTGCTCTTCCATTTTCTCTACAGCGGCTTCGTCGATGAGCGGCCCCACGTTCACTATCGGATCAAGTCCGTTTCCAACCTGGAGTCCACTGGCCGCAGCGACAAATTTGTTGACAAACTCATCATAGACGCTGTCCTGCACCAGAATCCGGTTGGTGCACACGCACGTTTGCCCCGCGGCACGATACTTTGACACTATGGCTCCCTCGACCGCTGAACCCAAGTCTGCGTCATCGAATACGATGAAGGGGGAATGGCCTCCCAATTCCAGAGATATCTTCTTTACAGTTCCTGCACATTGTCGCATAAGCAGTCTTCCGACCTCGGTGGATCCGGTAAAAGTGAGCTTTCGCACGAGCGGATTTTCCGTCAATTCTCTCCCAATGATTGAAGAAGAGCCGGTCACAACGTTGAACACCCCTTTCGGAATTCCCGCCCGTTCAGCCAGTTCCGCTAGAGCCAGAGCAGAATAGGGCGTCTGGCTCGCGGGCTTCAATACCATAGTGCAGCCAGCGGCGAGAGCTGGTGCTGCCTTTCGGGCAGGCATTGCGATTGGAAAATTCCATGGAGTGATTGCCGCGCAAACACCTACGGGCTGTTTTATCACTATAATGCGGCTATCGTGCCGGTTAGAGGGAATGACATCACCATAGGTGCGTTTGCCTTCTTCTGCAAACCATTCTACAAATGCTGCAGCATAAGCCACTTCGTCTTTAGCCTCTCGAAAAGTCTTGCCCATTTCTGAAGTGAGGATCATGGCCAAGTCGTCCTGGTTCGCCATTATCAGCTCATTCCAGCGCCGGAGAATTAGGGCTCTTTCTTTTGCCGTCCGATCGCGCCACGCCGGATATGCCGCGTACGCAGCTTCTACAGCGCGCCGCACTTCAGTCGATCCAAGGTTTGGAACTCGTCCGAGTGTCGTACCATCAGCCGGATTAGTCACTACTAAACCAGTCCCGTCGTCTGCATCGACCCACTTACCGTCGATATAGTTTTGCTGTCTAAACAGGGTTTTGTCACTGAGCTTAAGTGATACATTCATTCAAATTTCCTTTGCAGATTCCTTTGCAGACGATCAAATCACTATTGATCGGTTAGAGCGATTGTCAAAAATTCTGGCATTTATTCCGCGCTCGAATACAACCTATTAGTCGGGACCGGCGTCTCGAGATTGTCTCAAAATTCTCGAATGCGCAAAGAAATCGTGGCACGATTGCTATCATGGGGTAGGTTGTCTCTGATTGGCACCTGAGATTCCTGATGGCCAGCGTAGGATGCGGTGACCAGCGGGAACCGCATCAGTCGAGGCCTTTCGCGACCGATGCGGTTCGCTTCGCTCACCACATCCTTGTGAGCTACAATCAGGCCGGGCAGACGATGAGAAATCGTGCCACGATCTGGGGTAGATTTCGATTTTTGAGACACTTTCTCTCTGCCTGTCCATTCCAGCGATATCATTTAATCATATGGAAGATGTGCCGGCACGGAGGCCGGCACCCACCAATATTTTAATCTTCAATCGGACATTGATTCTGACAATTCCTATGAATAGTGGATCCCGTGACACTCGGAACGGACAACGAGCGTTTGCTCGACAAAAAAGCGCACATGCCTCCTACGATTTTCAACGTGGAATTGATACTAGCCGGCTATCCGAAAGACTCCTCCAGGAATGCTGTGGTGAAGTCGCCCTGCTCGAATTTCGGATGCCCGAGTATTTTCAGATTGGCGGTAATGGTGGTTTTAATGCCCTCTATTCGGAACTCACGCAACGCGTTGATGAGGTGATTTCGAGCCTCGGTTCTGTTTTGACCTCTGGCAATCACTTTTGCCAGCAACGGATCGTAGTATGGAGGAACCGAACTGTTGGCCTGCAGTGCATGGTCCACCCTCAAATTCGTGCCTGTTTCGGGAAGTTGTAGCTCCACTATTTTGCCGGGAGAAGGAAGAAACGTTTCAGGGTCTTCAGCGTAGATTCGGGCCTCTATGGCATGGCCTCGCATCCTCACATCTTCTTGACGGAAGTGTAAGGGTTGACCGGAAGCGATTTCCAACTGACACTTCACTATATCCGTATCGGTCAACATTTCGGACACCCCGTGTTCCACCTGAAGTCTGGCGTTTACCTCCATGAAATAGTAGTTCCCGTCCTCGGAACGAAGACCTTCCAAAGTACCGGCGCCGTGATATTCCATCTTTCGAACCATTCGCCTTGCGTACTCGAAAAGCATTTGGCGCTCGTCGTCAGTCACTATGACAGAAGGAGCTTCCTCGATGATTTTCTGGTGTCTGCGCTGAATAGAACATTCCCGCTCGCCAAGCAAGACACAATTACCGTAATCATCGGCCACGAACTGTATTTCGATGTGCCTGGGTTGATGAACGAGTTGCTCTATGTAGCAGGCTGACGATCCGAAGGCCATATTGCCGATGCTGCATGCACGCTGAAAAATTGCCTCCACCTGGTCTTCGGAATCAACTCTCTCGATACCTTTTCCGCCGCCGCCTTTGTCCAGTTTAAGGAGCAGTGGATAACCGTGCTTGCGACCGAATACAACGACTTCTTGCGGATCGTTCACAGGGTCCATGGTCCCCGGAATAAACGGCACGTCTGCACTGTCGGCAAGGTGTCTGCAATAACATTTGGAACTTATGCGTTTCATGACCGTCGAAGACGGGCCCACCCAGGTCAGGCCGGCGTCCGAAACCGCTTGCGCAAATATGGCCCGCTCCGAGAGAAATCCGTATCCGGGATGCACCGCATCGGCATTTGTCGTTTGAGCCGCCCCAATAATCGCGTCCATGTTCAGGTAGCTCAATAGAGGGTTGGCAGGACCGATGGATACGGCCTCATCCGCAGTGCTCAGGTACGCTGCATCCCGGTCTGCTTCCGAAAACACTGCCACGGTTTTTATGCCCATTTCCCTGCAAGTCCGGGTTATCCTCGCGACGACTTCGCCCCGGTTGGCAATGAGCAACTTCTTGATCATAGTTTTAGCCTCCGTTAGGCACTTCCAGGACCACCATCGGCGTGCCGACTTCCAGTTCGTCCCATTCCTTCGACAGAACCTTCGTTACAATGCCGTCCCACTCGGACATGACGGATATTTCCGTTTTCATGCAATTGATGACCGCCACTTCTTGTCCTTTTGCCACCTTATCCCCTTCATTCACGACAACGCGAGCACAGAGTCCCGGAACGCACGCGTCCACATTTTTTTCCATAGCGATTTTCCTTTCTCGTATCAGTCACAGTTTCCCGCACAAGAGCCTTTCCCTTGTTACACCACGGTGTCTTCCACAAAGAGTTTCGTCTGGTCGATACGTGCCTGGATTGCCTCTTCTTGAGAGCACAGTTGAAATTTGATGAAGTCCCTGGCCGGTGTTCCCTGGCCGACCTTCCACAGGTCCGCATTGATCACGTTCAGAGCGCACATATACCCGCCCAGTGTCGGACCGTCGGCAATCAGGAGCACAGGCGTGTTGCCGCAAATGTTCAAAGCTCCTCGCATTGCATACCCATGATCGATTATGTTGGATGGATGGCTTCCTCCGACTCCGCCGTCAGCACGCGAGAAGAAGCTGTCCGGCAGTGCTTCCAATCTGTATGCGGAACGGTTGGAGGTATGCTGGACTTTGAATGAATGAGTAAAGAGATATTCCATTCCCTCTTCGGTGGCATAATCGGGACAGGTGTTAGGCCCTGGAATGGCACGCAGAGTCCATTCACGGGAATACTCAGGGATGAACTCTTGTTTCAGCTTCCTTCCTGTCAAATCACTGAGGTTGCGTGAAGGATTGCCGAATTTCAAGACGTCGCCCGGCTGCAGCTTGCGCCCTTCAAATCCACCATAATTTCCGAATATACAGGTGGATTTGCTGCCCAGATAGGGCTGGACGTCAATGCCGCCGGCAATGCCGAGGTACCATCGAAAGCCGGTCGAACCGATATGAGAGAACTTGATAGTATCTCCCTTGTGCACTTCCACAGATTGCCACATTGCTACTGGCTGACCGTTTATCGTGGGAGGTTGAGGGGTTCCCGTTACGGCAATCACCGTGTCCGCGTTGAATTCTGCCTCGAAAAAACCTGCTGTAACCTCCAAAGCCGCCTCGCCTGGAAGATTTCCGACGAGAAGGTTTGCGTAACCCAGGCCGACATTGTCAAAAGCACCGGACGGTGCCATGCCTTTTCCGAGAAATCCCAGCCTGCCCGGCCAATCCTCCACCAGTGTCTCGATTCCGCCTTGTTTGACTGTAAGCATACTCTTCGTCTCCTTATTGCAGGATCACAGGCGAGGCGCCATTTTGAGAC
The sequence above is a segment of the Desulfomonile tiedjei DSM 6799 genome. Coding sequences within it:
- a CDS encoding NAD-dependent succinate-semialdehyde dehydrogenase, with the protein product MNVSLKLSDKTLFRQQNYIDGKWVDADDGTGLVVTNPADGTTLGRVPNLGSTEVRRAVEAAYAAYPAWRDRTAKERALILRRWNELIMANQDDLAMILTSEMGKTFREAKDEVAYAAAFVEWFAEEGKRTYGDVIPSNRHDSRIIVIKQPVGVCAAITPWNFPIAMPARKAAPALAAGCTMVLKPASQTPYSALALAELAERAGIPKGVFNVVTGSSSIIGRELTENPLVRKLTFTGSTEVGRLLMRQCAGTVKKISLELGGHSPFIVFDDADLGSAVEGAIVSKYRAAGQTCVCTNRILVQDSVYDEFVNKFVAAASGLQVGNGLDPIVNVGPLIDEAAVEKMEEQIHDAVTLGATLTLGGKRHQLGRTFFEPTVLTEVTSQMLCAREETFGPIAPIIRFSSEKDAISIANDTAYGLAAYLYSRDLARVIRVSEALEYGIVGVNTGLISTEVAPFGGVKQSGIGREGSRYGIEDYLEIKYVCLGNIL
- a CDS encoding pilus assembly protein produces the protein MNIRIHYGLRILALLVLFSATGILFTCEATAATYSPCSIPPIVGSASRPNVMLVMDYSGSMQFPAYYDVSNAFSSYFSNYIAECYSSSIYKAYDQMYSYYGTFETDKYYVYVPSTTTTTYDYFKLASTQPVTTYSVTNSANGGTDKITFTAAGHTFAVGDIVAFSDLTSHTGLNGNAFTVTAISGNTFTVTSSSYNTVLWNSTADTAGYVVKRINGTFVLDSSGNQTGISGNILNFVLTSRIDAALKALIGGRSICPSDDSYCYLRPQGARRRVQDTSYLYADFYVRPATLESSTTYPNDYNSSGGYYKSSSGYDRDMFLTIKGKYTGQLKSTSAQNLSRYFETWQFTLTQKTRVQLTLSGNWPNKAYLMIYSAAPSNNWGGSSYLVTSNSATTASIDTDFAAGTYYVVATYYDQKTTSSYQASYTLFSNVNLTTYTVSGYPHNGSILTKIGAFPSGRARLRLEPAADGTKDSRSGVIQKSFGYVRFGFEYYNSTTSSGSTPDKRGKIAVGCDNTSQSLLINALEGVDNSSAKVDFTQIYPYNGTPTGEGLYEASDYFQQANTHSYADNSSFIVKGTAADPYYTTNTLGTAVAVNCRNSFVVLVSDGDWNGSVDPVKAAQYMHNPSSTTFRSDISDIHVTVYSIMAFSTTTTGYNSMKAVAMYGGFKHITNCGSSKAYPYPQTGLPSNSLNFTWPVSACNPSNSECSSTCSTSCFCTKCCAEWNATWDRDGDGVYESQGIPDGYYQADDGRKLEEALTKVMSAVTTGNAAASAVATVSQETSSDDVIVRGVFQAADPDNPTDFLWKGHIEAYFPFTSGDTTYYDFELSSFLNTSDPDLAGLCMGLSSSSRHCWDSGQILYSQSPVSSDARLIYTWVYDSSSDTYKQKTFDSTNISTSDLGVVNTTERDNIINWVRGNTVTGYRNRNGWILGDIVYSTPVVVGPPKLGSVSKRDPNINEYMTYLGNQSTRSKVIYVGANDGMLHAFLMGTTTDGSTWVFEPGVDSNIGKELWAYIPGNLLTELQALKSTSYGTTTGTSPCVHRAMVDLGPRHWEVYIKSDYCGSSADAQGRCWRSVIIGGERGGGDVYFAIDITDPVPDSSDSSKGPKVLWEYSVLKNRIVAEQGTTSTTTCMQACRNSCTTNCQSTYDTCYSKCSTTACKTSCLTTQATCQSNCEAICATSTCGSATYKAYAPFKAAYESIKTLPLAWSQPYVARIHVPNTVKFYVGEPDANTNLPSQTVQWDTNNNNRPVVFIGGGIHIYDRSFTTTPAIDDRFKMALFWPNLLMLDIETGYNLLEYIWPIVINANAKAFPNRQMGANTIPYAMSDVLALDVWDQVNSAVGDDGFVDRVYVGDMNGYFYGIKFNLSEYFPDATTSNSNFGVEVNIWPTKPISSSDLISNYYRSTLQPISVAPVASFESTSSSASSSSIPALRVIFGTGKYDDVTYGTDDKTDTAKMALYNLRDPVATVSGSTIYGLPVIGSSAIDPWSTVGSTNFKVQIVKKCGLPDSMTGFNTNCNWSSDSTVSDTTSAIYGLYQGDCCESSNSSCTDSCYQCIYDFRAPCESGSDGCGTPIDSADAPAEGKPGERVLGKPLLAAGLVFVTTFVPPFDICGYTGQGYLYVFDYMCQPFSSDYNPFPSEDTVTLTNSTGTNTVGYQVSLGSGVPSRAVLDSKGNSIIIQMSDGTIKKLKPDLGTNKPLQFRGWRQR
- a CDS encoding biotin-dependent carboxyltransferase family protein, whose translation is MLTVKQGGIETLVEDWPGRLGFLGKGMAPSGAFDNVGLGYANLLVGNLPGEAALEVTAGFFEAEFNADTVIAVTGTPQPPTINGQPVAMWQSVEVHKGDTIKFSHIGSTGFRWYLGIAGGIDVQPYLGSKSTCIFGNYGGFEGRKLQPGDVLKFGNPSRNLSDLTGRKLKQEFIPEYSREWTLRAIPGPNTCPDYATEEGMEYLFTHSFKVQHTSNRSAYRLEALPDSFFSRADGGVGGSHPSNIIDHGYAMRGALNICGNTPVLLIADGPTLGGYMCALNVINADLWKVGQGTPARDFIKFQLCSQEEAIQARIDQTKLFVEDTVV
- a CDS encoding acetyl-CoA carboxylase biotin carboxyl carrier protein subunit, producing the protein MEKNVDACVPGLCARVVVNEGDKVAKGQEVAVINCMKTEISVMSEWDGIVTKVLSKEWDELEVGTPMVVLEVPNGG
- a CDS encoding acetyl-CoA carboxylase biotin carboxylase subunit, giving the protein MIKKLLIANRGEVVARITRTCREMGIKTVAVFSEADRDAAYLSTADEAVSIGPANPLLSYLNMDAIIGAAQTTNADAVHPGYGFLSERAIFAQAVSDAGLTWVGPSSTVMKRISSKCYCRHLADSADVPFIPGTMDPVNDPQEVVVFGRKHGYPLLLKLDKGGGGKGIERVDSEDQVEAIFQRACSIGNMAFGSSACYIEQLVHQPRHIEIQFVADDYGNCVLLGERECSIQRRHQKIIEEAPSVIVTDDERQMLFEYARRMVRKMEYHGAGTLEGLRSEDGNYYFMEVNARLQVEHGVSEMLTDTDIVKCQLEIASGQPLHFRQEDVRMRGHAIEARIYAEDPETFLPSPGKIVELQLPETGTNLRVDHALQANSSVPPYYDPLLAKVIARGQNRTEARNHLINALREFRIEGIKTTITANLKILGHPKFEQGDFTTAFLEESFG